The segment tcaatttcagCGACAACTAAGAGCGCGCGCGCTCAACATCTCCGCTGTTTTGATGCTCTGGCTACCGTGAAGCGAACTGTGTACATGAGCAGATACTGTGTGAGAGCCTTGTATCCGTTCATCTCAGTATCTGCTGTGCTGCTGGTGGCAATGTCATTTttctgagtctacctttaagacTGTTTACTAGATTACAGGGATGTAAAATGAAAGTGCAGTGTTCTCGAATGGTGCTGCTTGATTTTTGGCATGTAAAGAGAACCAAATTGTAGCCCTCACTTTTCCTTCTTGCATGTTTTCttgttgcctggctacccagacttgGTCTGGCCAAACGCTACGGCCACGGACGTTATTTTTTCTCCACTATCAGtatggatctgagtacctccccaACCCTTCACCGAATGCGAACACATTCGGGGCTGTCTgattgggccagagccagaacacacatGGATAAAGCATCCAGTTAGAAAAGGTGTAATtgactttgatactctgattggttagagatgatccaatcgatttagactttgttttgtacaacgccCCTCATCGCCACCACAAGACTTCAATAGATGCTGTAAAGAGGTCACTGGAAAGCAGACTTTGGGGGATAGAAGGTTGCCAGATTGGTGCACAGTCAAAAAATCTGATCTAACAAAGTGCATATTCGTCAAATCCGTCGTGGttgatgtattgtaacaggccCACTGGTTACTAAAGTCTGATTTGGATTTATTTGGCTGCATAGCATTTAGAAGTAgtcccttttcaggtttagaagtGACTGCTAAATACTAACTCCTGTTGGTATAAGCAGGTAGCGTACAATAAAACTTGAATTAAACGCTGAGTCTCAAATAGCCGCCTGTCCCTTTTAatagccaggcagtgttacacatttcagcaaataaacgCCCCTTTCAAAGAAATGTAGGGTCTAAATGAATTTTTTACAGAGGTTCCATCAATGACCAAAAACAGTCAACAACTTCCGGAGTACAGACCCCCAAAAATTGCCCGATTGCCTTCTATTGGCAAAAGTAAGGACTGCTGAAAATGCACAGTCAAGGAgaataatgttgttgtttttttaacagAGGCATACTAAGACATAATAAACTTGACACAATGTCTACATGATAACACAGTGTAGAAAATGAAGAAATGTATTCAAATGCTGTAAGTGAATGCTGGAATTAAACAATTAAATATGCAAATGAGCAAAAGCTGTGTGGATTAAGGAAAATAGATGCCTGGCTCACATTGAAGCCTGCCTCAAGTAGATGCCTGTTGTCTTCAGTGATTTAAGCAAATAAACACTGGGCTATTAATTGTGGTAGCTAGCATAGAGCAATCGGTGGTGTTAgtcaaagtgttttttttttttttttttttcacctttatttaaccaggtaggccagttgagaacaagttctcatttacaactgcgacctggcaaagataaagcaaagcagtgcgacacaaacaacaacactgagttacacatggaataaacaaacacacagtcaataacacaatagaaaaagtatatatacagtgtgtgcaaatggcgtaaggaggtaaggcaataaataggccgtggtagcgaagtaattacaatttagcaaattaacactggagtgatagatgtgcagatgatgatgtgcaagtagaaatactggtgtgcaaaagagaaaaaaacgaaataaaaacaatatgggatgaggtaagtagttggatgggctatttacagatgggctgtgtacagctgcagcgatcggtaagctgctcagatatctgatgcttaaagttagtgagggagatataagtctccaacttcagcaatttttgcaattcgttccagtcattggcagcagagaactggaaggaaaggcagacaaaataggtgttggctttggggatgaccagtgagatatacctgctggagcgcgtgctatgggtgggtgctgctatggtgaccagtgagctgagataaggcggggctttacctagcaaagacttatagatgacctggagccagtggatctggcaacgaatatgtagcgagggccagccgacgagagcatacaggtcgcagtgggtggtatatggggctttggtgacaaaacgaatggcactgtggtagactgcatccagtttgctgagtagtattggaggctattttgtaaatgacatcgccgaagtcaaggatcggctgtaatgcagttgatttgtGACGATGACATGAACATGTACTGGGGTTGACCTCCATACAAGCATATACTCAGATTTTTTCCTCAACgtagtgtgaaatacacatataTACTCAGATTTCTAGCTCGATATAGTGTGAAATACACCTAAACAAACATTAGCCTAAATGTAGACTAATTTACCTGGGGGGGCAATGAGGAGATTCGGGAGCTTTCCCCCAGGCATCTTTCCTCATGCGTTTCCAAGGCATTTCCATTGTTTTAGTTGAGTTCTATCAATCTCTTTACCACATCTATGATGGCAGCCTCAGACTAAAGTATGTAGCAAACGACAGAGCAGAGTAAGAGTTTAGAGTGAGTCGTCAGGCTAGTTTTCTTGTTTAACCTCCTTGATAAGTGTCTCTAAAGTAGAGATAGGGGACCATTCAGTTCCTATCAAGTCACTGGTGTAAGGAGGCCAGGCTTCTTGTTTAAACAAGAGCATCATGCAACCTTGTGTACTCCGATATCTCTATCAGTTAAAGGGTAGCATCAGAGTGGGAATTACGGGGACAGGTCGGTCTATGAGACATGAGTCCCCTTAAATGCAACATAGTCAAACTTTGGGGGGTCTCTAAATAATGCTAATTTAACCATTCCCTTATTTGTTTAAAATGCAATTTGTACTTCTACagtggtatatataaaaaaataaaaacgtatTCCAAATTAAATGAATACCCCCACCACTGTGTAATGGTTTAAACACTTTTTTCCCGATGTGGCTAAACCTTTCGTCCTGGGACAACCCTTTTGCAGGTGACCCAACTTTTCTTTCTACAAATGTGTCAGCAAAACACATGAATTAATTCAGGCTACGAGAGTGTAGGCCCAATTACAATCATTGAATGTCATTACACTTGTTGGTGTTTTGtaagatgtctctttccatttatCAAATGGCACAAGTGCATAGTGCACTGTTAGGATGCTGGATTTATTTTGGAGGATGAACATGCTCAGGTAGCCTACGTTTTAAAGTGATTTGTTTGGCAATCAGATGAAAACCGTCAAATGACATGCCTTTAGCCTGCTATAGTAATATATGGTATAGTAATATATTAGGCCCCCAAAAAATGTCATGTCCTGTGAGAAACAAAATAGAGACCCACGAATGTTACGGTATAATTTGCAATGGCTAGAACCAAGACATGCTGAAAACGTAGTAAAAAAACATATAATCAAACTCTTGGATACATTACTTCTGTTGATATCTGTGTACTGATTACCCctagcacaaacacaaagcatgcAATGTTGATCAATGTAAGAAAGCCTGTTATATCTCCAAAGCCACTCGTCTTATATCATAGATAACGTAGAATGTGTTAACTTTAGTTCTTGAAGACACCACATAGCTCAATGGACACCACATCGGCTAATAAACCAACATTGAGATAGATTCGCGCTGTTTTGCTACACCACTGCAATACATGAGATTCTCAGCAACTGTCTGATCTCCATATACAcccactcactctctcctttTGTCCCATTCATGATGGGAGAACTCAGCGGTCCagatattactattggatattacttttattattttaCGATTATTACGGTTACTATTTTTCTCTTCATTTGGAGATTTTACATGGGCAAGGAAAGAGTTAAAACTGGCGAGATTGCCTTGAGTGGGCGATCACTATTAGCAGCGTTACTAATATTGTAATAATTGTACAATATAATTAATTCAATTAATGTTGGAATAAAATATAGGCCGGTTGTATTTTACTCTGGATTGTGTTTTACTTCAGTCAGAAATatgaatattaaatatattttttgaatcaAACATGACAAAAAAGTTCATACATTACACCTTTTGAATTATGAAATGGGCCTAGATTATTTTTTATATGCAGAAAAGTATGTTCAGGAATGCCTTGTATATAGTCTACATTTGCTGACTAGGCTTAGCTATATAATTAATTGCTGTTTATTTACCTCCCCTCTCACTCATTTGTCAAAACCTTTCTCACCATGTTCTCACCCCACATTAACTTGGCCAGAGCACCCAGAGTACCATTGGCCCACGTTGAAGGACTGCTATCAGGATGGGAGGGGCCGAGCTCTGGGTGAACAAGACTGTACAGTCTTCCCTCTAATCGCTGCCTCTCACATCTGCAGGTAGGTAACAGTAACACCTGGTTTTCAGGAGGACAGTATGTATGTGTCTGCAACCTGTGTAAACCAGTTAATCAGAGGCCCTTGTTGGTAGGGAAGTACATGAAGAAATCTAGGACAGTCCCAGGAATGGTTAGATAATTAGATGCCATAGTGCTAATACTTTATACGGCATTGTTACTGCATTCATAATGGGATGCACAGGGGCGTAGTTGTATGCCTTTTGAGGGATGATGGTGTCATTGAAATAACTCAACCCCAACCACTCCCCCTGCCAACCCCCATCACTCTTCCTCTATCACCTCCCACCACCACCCACTCCCCTGCAACCCCCCACAAACCTCAACTCTGTTTGGCAGATTGCCACATAGGCCCCATGTACAGGACCTAATTGCCGCGGAGCCCTCCTAAGGGACCCCCGGGCTGCCGGATGCCTGTAAAAAGCTCTGTGGTTGGAGGTGAAAATTGCAATGGGGAAGACACCTAGAGCACACATGGTACGGCCTTTTTCTGACTGAAGACAGAatcctttcctctcctcacacCACCTGAATTGTTCTGCTCTTCACTTTTCTGTGGTCTAACAGGATAGCTCAGGAGCAGTGTTGTTCGGCTGTAGTAGGGGACAAATTGTGTACCAGCGGCATCAACCGGGCCAAAGAACAGGGGGCCTGTGTGGTGCCTTTTACCCATGGGGGCCCCTGTGAAACAAAGACTACCAAGGTGTGTGACTTTGTATTGGAACTCTCTCTCAATCACCTTCTTCCTTGTTTACTTACTGTAGCTCCTCTCCTCTACAACATATACCAATAAAGCTTTTTCTTCCATCCTCACTCACTTGTCTCTGAGTCTACCCTCTTAATGAGCGACTGAACGCATTCATTCCCCATGTTTGTGATTTCAATCTTGGGGGTGTGGTTGGATGTGGCAGCTACTTATGTTTGTTCCCCATGAAACACCATAGGAACAAAACCAGtatcacttcctcaaaatagtcagaatgaatctaagatGAAACAAGAAATCAATAATAAATGTTGACGTTTTTCTGCCGAGGAGGCTTTAGTCCGCAATTTTAGCTtaggtgtttggtgcagtatttctccccccaaaaatgtgtgacctcttgtcttatgtaaacaaagTCAGATCTGCTGCGCTGCTGTGCAGTTCTGACTCACTGTCTGTGTGTTCTGCGGTACAATCTGATAGAGCGCGATCACCGCAGCTGTTTATCCTGTATTAGTGGGCATTGTCGAAATAAAACCTAACCCTCAAGTAAGTCCTGACAAACTCTTGTACTCAAATCTCACAAAACTCAGTTTTGGAAGATActactttatgaccaaaattaacCTACTTGCACCTTTTAGTCAATTTTGGGActggaataaatgtttctgactgaTGTCGATGTCACATGCAGTTTTCAACAATAGAAGTTGGTTCTCGAGTTCAGTTGTCAAGTGCCGTTTTCAATGATTGAAATAGGTTCTCAAATTCAGTTATGCTTTAATGCATACGTGTCTACTGTACATGTACTGGCATTTTGAGATACATACTGTGTAAGTAACATTTTAGATACATGCCCTTTCTCttccccatctcccctcctctcagatgtGTTGTGACTGCTGTCTGCTGGGCCTGATGTCTGCCTGCATGGGTAATGGCTGTGAGCTGGCCCTAGACCTGGGAAAGCAGTGTCAGGAGACAGCCCACGTCTGCTGTGGTGGGGTACGACCAGAGCACAACAAGCCTGCTGCTGGGGCTCAAGGTAACCTAGTGCTACAGCAGTGATTACCAAATGGTGCTCCAGAACCCAAGTGGCTCAGTCCCAAATTTTGCTCCAGAACCCAAGTGGCTCAGTCCCAAATGGTGCTCCAGAACCCAAGTGGCTCACTCCCAAATGGTGCTCCAGAACCTAAGTGGCTCAGTCCCAAATGGTGCTCCAGAACccaagtgtcacgatcgtcaacggcactgagagaggaccaaggcgcagcgcgtggaaagtacatcttctttatttttaaagaaggaaaaaacaaaacaacaaatagaacagacgaccgtgaagctatacaaaattcagtgctgacacaaaacactacgacatagacaattccccacaaacagctaaagcctatggttaccttaaatatggctcccaatcagagacaacaataaccagcggtctctaattgagacccaattcaggcaaccatagactttcctaaacacctacactcaaccatagccacagctagacaactatactaaacataaacccaactactctaaataaaccccctaaaccttacaaccaccctagacactacaaaacccacataaattccccatgtcacaccctgacctaactaaaataataaagaaaacaaagaatactaaggccagggcgtgacaccaagtGGCTCAGTCCCAAATGGTGCTCCAGAACCCAAGTGGCTCAGTCCCAAATGGTGCTCCAGAACCCAAGTGGCTCAGTCCCAAATGGTTTTCCAGAACCCAAGTGGCTCAGTCCTAAATGGTAGGCCAGAATGACCCATGTGGCTGTGTCCAAATAGTGTCCTGGACAAAAAAAACGGTTTGTGAACCATTAGTCTGACAGACTGTTACCTGCTAGTGCGAACAATATTTGGTTCTGGGTTCTGAGATTAGTGAAGCACTGACCTGGACATTTTAGAGAAAAACAAGTGAATCAATCTTATGGCACCTACAGTAGACTAAACTAAGTCAATCAACCAAGCAAAGCTCCCCCGATAAGGTTATTGGTGATTGATGAGATTGAAATAGAATAACACGTTACAGAGTTTTGTGACGTCCGTCTTATTGTACCACCATGTACTAAGGTTAGCTGTAACTGTTTCTTTTGGATCTTGAAAGTGTACATTTTAAAAGATGAGATTTCTTCCACAGGTCAGACTGAATTGAACCCTTCACCTAGTGATCCACTGAAGTCACCGGCTAAGGGCCCATGCAAAGGTCAGGCACCTCTGATTCAGTTAGTTATGTATATTTGAGCCTGTTTATTTTCTGTTACAGTTCTGCCAAGCACGATATACTTTTTTTGCATGAACAATTTAATGCATTTCTATACAATTAAAAACTTaaaaatgctatttggagaacagcaaaaacaaacaaaaatgaccCGGCATTATCAccttggtgtcacgttcctgacctatttatgttagttgttatgtgtgttagttggtcaggacgtgaggttgggtgggcattctatgttttctgtttctgtgttggttttgggttgcctggtatggctcttaattagaggcaggtgtttggcgttcctctaattaagagtcatatttaggtaggcgttgtcacagtgttcgttgtgggtgattgtcttccgtgtctgtatgttatttcgtaccacacgggactgtttcggtttatgtagtctgtttccatttcgtgcgttcttcgtgtcaatgtaagttctcatgtttaggtcagtcaacgtcgtttgttattttgtatcatttcaagtgtagttcgtgttcgtttttcgtcttgtttaataaatatgtgttcaaacttcgctgcgccttggttccctcaatactcctccttttccgaagatggagaggaggaggatcgccgttacagaatcacccaccaaaccagagccaagcagcggagtcaacggagtaaaggacaggagaagaaggagcaatggacatgggacgatatattggacggaaagggttgctacacttgggaggagatcctggctggtagggatcgcctcccatgggaacagctggaggcactgaggagagcagaggctaccggggagaggaaccggagctatgagggaactcgtctggcacggaagcccaaaaagcccgtaagtaattcccaaaaatttcttggggggggggctaggaggtagtgggccaagggcaggtaggagacctgcgcccacttcccaggcttaccgtggagagcgggagtatggtcaggcgccgtgttacgccgtgttacgcagtagagcgcacggtgtctcctgtactagtgcatagcccagtgcgggttattccacctccccgcactggtagggctagattgggtattgagccaggtgtcatgaggccggctcaacgcgtctggtctccagtgtgtctcctcgggccggcatacatggcacctgccttacgcatggtttccccggttcgcctacatagcccggtgcgggttattccacctccccgcactggtcgggcaaccgggagtattcaaccaggtaaggttgggcaggctcaatgctcaagagtgccagtacgcctccacggtccggtatttccggcgccacctccccgccccagcctagtacctacagtgcctacactacgcactaggctatcagtgcgtctcctgagcccagttcctcctccacgcactctctctgtagtgcgtgtatccagttcggtgcctccagttccggcaccacgcacaaagcctcctgtgcgtctccagagccctgaacacactgtatattctccccctactaatcctgatgtgcttgtcctcagcccggtgtcaccagtgccggtacctcgcatcaggtatagagtaggctttgagaatacagtgtgccctgtccctgctccccgcactagtaggaaggtgcttatccttagcccggtgcctccagttccggcaccacgcaccaggtctacagtgcgccgtatccggccagagccatccgtctccccagcgccatctgagccatccgtctccccagcgccatctgagccatccgtctccccagcgccatctgagccatccgtctccccagcgccgtctgagccatccgtctgccatgagcctgcaaagccgcccgtctgccatgagcctgcaaagccgcccgtctgccatgagcctgcaaagccgtccgccagacaggagccgctagagccgcccgccagacaggagccgccagagccgcccgccagacaggatccgccagagccgcccgccagacaggatccgccagagccgcccgccagacaggatccgccagagccgcccgccagacaggatccgccagagccgccaaccagacaggatccgccagagccgccaaccagacaggatccgccagagccgccagcgagccatgagcagccagagccgccagcgagccatgagcagccagagccgccagcgagccatgagcagccagagccgccagcgagccatgagcgtcgagagccgccagcgagccatgagcgtcgagagccgccagcgagccatgagcgtcgagagccgccagcgagccatgagcgtcgagagccgccagcgagccatgagcgtcgagagccgccagcgagccatgagcgtcgagagccgccagcgagccatgagcgtcgagagccgccagcgagccatgagcgtcgagagccgccagcgagccatgagcgtcgagagccgccagcgagccatgagcgtcgagagccgccagcgagccatgagcgtcgagagccgccagcgagccatgagcgtcgagagccgtcagcccgccatgagcgtcgagagccgtcagcccgccatgagcgtcgagagccgtcagcccgccatgagcgtcgagagccgtcagcccgccatgagcgtcgagagccgtcagcccgccatgagcgtcgagagccgtcagccc is part of the Salvelinus fontinalis isolate EN_2023a chromosome 39, ASM2944872v1, whole genome shotgun sequence genome and harbors:
- the LOC129838400 gene encoding fibulin-1-like gives rise to the protein MWLNLSSWDNPFAEHPEYHWPTLKDCYQDGRGRALGEQDCTVFPLIAASHICRIAQEQCCSAVVGDKLCTSGINRAKEQGACVVPFTHGGPCETKTTKMCCDCCLLGLMSACMGNGCELALDLGKQCQETAHVCCGGVRPEHNKPAAGAQGSTKCSHLCVGKGTCACFDGYRLKPNQHNCEEGFCSDMNECVAGSHSCAVTESCFNVKGGFRCLSFECPPNFRWAAEG